One part of the Tunicatimonas pelagia genome encodes these proteins:
- a CDS encoding efflux RND transporter periplasmic adaptor subunit has product MMKYQYYPVNVREFYRSAIAVILFSLMFSCKKAEPKDEGLPLPVMTLQEERAAKSFQYLGSIEGVENVAIRPQVDGILEEIYVDEGVFVKKGQPLFKINSQPYQEDLKNAMANVKVERAKLRKAKTEIDRIKPLIDNEVISKVRMETALADYEVAQSSLDRAQAVAANMRINLAFTTIKAPVSGFIGRIPKSIGNLVKKTDGDPLTVLSNVEDVYVYFSMSEADYLYYERMKGDSTSKKMNSQVKLVLSDGSEYVKRGVIDANSGQIDKSTGSINLRAKFDNPDTLLRSGSTGKIIMEQIYPNAILVPQGATASIQDKRFVFQFQEEDSTVVRREIKIEGRTGKQYIVSDEVLNPNDRIVVSGINKLANGVKVNPMRPGQLVVDNSTTTMQ; this is encoded by the coding sequence ATGATGAAATATCAATACTACCCAGTAAACGTAAGAGAGTTTTACCGATCGGCTATTGCCGTCATACTTTTTTCCTTAATGTTCAGCTGCAAGAAAGCTGAACCTAAAGATGAAGGATTACCCTTACCGGTAATGACGCTTCAGGAAGAACGAGCCGCAAAATCATTTCAGTACTTAGGTTCTATTGAAGGAGTAGAAAATGTAGCCATTCGCCCTCAGGTAGATGGAATACTGGAGGAAATCTATGTTGATGAAGGGGTTTTTGTTAAGAAGGGACAGCCACTGTTCAAGATTAATAGTCAGCCCTACCAGGAGGATCTTAAAAATGCGATGGCCAACGTTAAAGTAGAACGTGCTAAGCTTCGAAAAGCCAAGACCGAGATTGATCGTATTAAGCCACTGATCGATAATGAAGTTATTTCTAAGGTAAGAATGGAAACAGCTTTAGCCGATTACGAGGTAGCTCAATCCTCTCTGGATCGTGCCCAAGCAGTAGCAGCTAACATGCGGATTAATTTGGCATTCACGACTATTAAAGCTCCCGTAAGTGGCTTTATTGGGAGAATTCCTAAATCTATTGGAAACCTAGTAAAGAAAACTGATGGAGATCCTTTAACCGTACTGTCTAACGTAGAGGATGTCTACGTTTACTTCTCAATGAGTGAGGCTGACTATCTGTATTACGAGAGGATGAAAGGAGATTCTACTTCCAAAAAGATGAATAGCCAAGTGAAGTTGGTTCTATCTGACGGTTCGGAATACGTTAAGCGAGGGGTTATTGATGCGAACTCCGGCCAGATTGATAAGTCGACCGGCTCAATCAATCTACGGGCTAAATTTGACAATCCTGATACGCTGCTACGATCCGGAAGCACCGGTAAGATTATCATGGAACAGATATACCCTAACGCTATTTTAGTGCCTCAGGGTGCCACGGCTTCTATTCAAGATAAGCGGTTTGTTTTTCAGTTTCAGGAAGAAGATAGTACAGTAGTGAGAAGAGAGATAAAGATTGAAGGAAGAACGGGGAAACAGTATATTGTAAGCGATGAAGTGCTTAATCCTAATGACAGAATTGTGGTTTCGGGCATTAATAAACTGGCGAACGGAGTGAAGGTAAATCCAATGCGCCCCGGTCAGCTGGTAGTGGATAACTCTACCACCACAATGCAGTAG
- a CDS encoding OmpH family outer membrane protein translates to MKKIFLTLLSVTTLSTATTFAQGLKIGFVQSEYVLGLLPEAKAARQDVAAFERKLNNKLTAMRQGLELQAAQLQQEAANLSDTVRAVREQELQELQQDILSEQETAQQQMQFKVMQAMSPLRQKVQQTIDSVAQLNGYTHIFPASVNGQAMLVYTQNPEESNVTPLIIEALGLSEPTETSGQ, encoded by the coding sequence ATGAAAAAGATATTCCTTACTTTACTTTCAGTTACTACTTTAAGCACAGCAACTACCTTTGCTCAGGGGCTTAAAATCGGATTTGTTCAATCAGAATACGTATTGGGGCTATTGCCCGAAGCCAAAGCAGCTCGCCAAGATGTAGCTGCTTTTGAACGAAAGCTCAATAATAAGCTTACCGCCATGCGGCAGGGGCTAGAGCTACAGGCTGCTCAATTACAGCAGGAAGCCGCTAACTTAAGCGATACAGTGCGGGCAGTCCGGGAGCAAGAACTCCAGGAATTGCAGCAAGATATTTTAAGTGAACAAGAAACGGCCCAACAGCAAATGCAATTTAAGGTGATGCAAGCCATGAGCCCCTTACGGCAAAAAGTGCAACAAACAATTGACTCGGTAGCTCAGCTTAATGGCTACACCCACATCTTTCCGGCGAGTGTCAACGGGCAGGCTATGTTAGTCTACACCCAAAATCCTGAAGAATCTAACGTGACCCCGCTAATAATTGAAGCCCTCGGTTTGAGTGAACCTACCGAAACATCCGGACAGTAG
- a CDS encoding sugar phosphate isomerase/epimerase family protein: protein MQRRKFLSTTAQASLGAWALPSLLKSSPLFFKMSLAEWSLRQPIRKGAITNLDFPRVAKEFYGIDAVEYVNQFFIDKVKDQVYLKELKQRADDLGVTNVLIMLDLWEYPTASPAESERIKSAEKHYEWIDAAHTLGCHGVRINANGYEGKSPEEAADLFVDTLVRLADYGKAADMNIMVENHGNYSSNGKWLAMVMEKANRDNVGTLPDFGNTKIAKNEDYDRYQLVKELMPYAKGVSAKTVEFNSRGKEVNMDYEQLMAIVKEADFTGYVGIEFGGKLEEINKNDGVMLTKKLLQKVGGQLS from the coding sequence ATGCAACGTCGCAAGTTCTTATCTACTACTGCTCAGGCCTCACTGGGTGCGTGGGCACTACCCAGTCTGTTAAAATCATCACCCTTATTTTTTAAAATGTCGTTGGCCGAATGGTCGCTGCGCCAGCCTATTCGTAAGGGAGCTATCACCAATCTGGACTTTCCTCGCGTAGCCAAAGAGTTCTACGGCATTGATGCGGTTGAGTACGTAAATCAGTTTTTTATTGACAAAGTGAAAGATCAGGTGTACTTAAAAGAGCTTAAACAACGTGCTGATGATTTAGGTGTAACCAATGTGCTAATTATGTTAGACTTGTGGGAGTATCCTACGGCCAGTCCGGCTGAGTCAGAAAGAATAAAATCGGCAGAAAAGCACTACGAATGGATTGATGCTGCCCACACCTTAGGCTGTCACGGGGTAAGAATTAATGCTAATGGCTACGAAGGTAAATCACCCGAAGAGGCCGCTGATCTATTTGTAGATACGCTAGTTCGTCTGGCTGATTATGGCAAAGCAGCGGACATGAATATTATGGTAGAAAATCATGGCAACTATTCTTCCAATGGTAAGTGGTTGGCGATGGTAATGGAAAAAGCTAATCGTGACAACGTAGGCACATTGCCAGACTTTGGGAATACCAAGATCGCTAAGAACGAAGATTACGATCGCTATCAATTAGTAAAGGAGCTGATGCCCTACGCTAAAGGAGTGAGTGCCAAAACGGTTGAGTTTAATAGCCGGGGAAAAGAAGTAAATATGGACTACGAACAACTGATGGCTATTGTGAAAGAAGCTGATTTTACGGGCTACGTTGGTATTGAGTTTGGAGGTAAACTTGAGGAGATAAACAAAAATGACGGCGTTATGCTCACCAAAAAACTACTACAAAAAGTAGGCGGTCAACTCTCCTAA
- a CDS encoding sigma-70 family RNA polymerase sigma factor codes for MKNDLTKYAERDTCQRVFPLFEQYRAELVQFVNRRLHDTAQSEAVVSDVLVKLYRNCESLDSVNNMRAWLYQVTKRTVYDYFREQSKLTDFSPEVAEGVSEELEAELDISSFIPELINCLPQKYAVPLKMSDLDGIPQREIAQRLNLSLSGTKSRIQRGRQKLKQLLEECLHLETDRRGVPVDYQVKDSCNFSASYCDDNQPCSK; via the coding sequence ATGAAAAACGACTTAACTAAGTACGCCGAACGAGACACCTGCCAGCGGGTGTTTCCTTTGTTTGAGCAGTACCGTGCGGAACTGGTTCAATTTGTAAACCGTCGCCTCCACGACACTGCCCAGAGTGAGGCAGTAGTAAGCGATGTATTGGTAAAGCTCTACCGAAACTGCGAGTCACTAGATTCGGTAAATAATATGCGAGCGTGGCTGTACCAAGTAACCAAGCGCACGGTGTATGATTATTTTCGCGAGCAGTCCAAACTAACTGATTTCTCGCCGGAGGTAGCGGAAGGGGTTTCGGAAGAACTGGAGGCGGAACTCGATATTTCTTCATTTATCCCGGAGCTAATTAACTGCTTGCCCCAGAAGTACGCAGTTCCCCTTAAAATGAGCGATTTAGATGGAATTCCTCAGCGAGAAATAGCGCAACGACTAAATTTGTCTTTGTCAGGAACGAAGTCGCGTATTCAGCGCGGACGGCAGAAACTGAAGCAACTACTAGAAGAATGTTTACATCTGGAGACGGATCGACGAGGTGTTCCGGTGGACTATCAGGTAAAAGATTCTTGTAATTTTTCAGCCAGTTATTGCGATGATAATCAGCCTTGCAGCAAGTAG
- a CDS encoding ArsI/CadI family heavy metal resistance metalloenzyme, with product MKRLHINVKVQDLAASVAFYEGLFASKPTVLKPDYAKWMLDDPLVNFSINLSSNEGGVEHLGIQVETEKERNELFNRLDQIKGEQFKEGETVCCYAHSTKSWIADPQGIPWEIFQTHGASHVNRAPVASLNRHNGTCCAN from the coding sequence ATGAAAAGATTACACATCAACGTGAAAGTGCAAGATTTAGCAGCATCCGTAGCCTTCTACGAAGGTTTATTCGCCAGCAAGCCTACGGTTCTTAAACCAGATTATGCCAAGTGGATGCTGGACGATCCGCTCGTAAATTTTTCAATCAACCTGAGTAGTAATGAAGGGGGAGTTGAGCATTTGGGTATTCAGGTAGAGACTGAGAAGGAGCGAAATGAATTATTTAATCGTCTCGATCAGATAAAAGGTGAGCAATTTAAGGAGGGGGAAACAGTGTGTTGCTACGCGCATTCCACCAAATCCTGGATTGCCGATCCGCAGGGCATTCCCTGGGAAATTTTTCAAACCCACGGTGCTTCTCATGTTAACCGAGCTCCGGTAGCATCGTTAAATCGCCATAATGGTACTTGCTGTGCAAACTAA
- a CDS encoding acetate/propionate family kinase: MNVLVLNSGSSSIKFSLFKMPEEQEISLGLIEKIGEENALVTLRVSSNETKHTQLVSDHSAGLKIIADFLADKVLINQELSAIGHRVVHGGEAYSDTQLITDEVLRKIDELAVLAPLHNPPNAEGIRVSQQIFPQANQVAIFDTAFHSTIPPYTYRYPVPNRLYQEHGIRVYGMHGTSHQYVTQQAASFLGKPLDSVNLITIHLGNGCSMTAVKNGKSTDTSMGLSPLAGLMMGTRSGDIDPAIPFFLSEQAEMSPAEIDHLLNHESGLKGITGENDLREVLRKQEQEDKPAKLALEMYCYRIKKYVGAYLAVLGSADALVFTAGVGENSPFVREKSLEGLEALGIQLDSSKNNQSVSGIQELQAEDSKIKILVVPTNEELAIAQQTFQLLSEEK; encoded by the coding sequence ATGAATGTATTAGTATTAAATTCGGGGAGTTCCTCAATAAAGTTTAGTCTATTCAAAATGCCGGAGGAGCAAGAAATTTCTTTAGGATTAATAGAAAAGATTGGTGAAGAAAATGCCCTTGTAACTCTGCGAGTCTCCTCTAATGAGACGAAGCACACTCAGTTGGTATCTGATCATAGCGCCGGCTTAAAAATTATTGCCGACTTCTTGGCTGATAAAGTATTGATTAATCAAGAACTATCTGCAATAGGCCACCGGGTAGTGCACGGTGGAGAAGCATACAGCGATACCCAGTTAATTACCGACGAGGTTCTGCGAAAAATTGACGAGTTAGCAGTTTTGGCACCCCTTCATAATCCGCCTAATGCTGAAGGTATTCGAGTATCTCAACAAATTTTTCCTCAAGCTAACCAAGTGGCTATCTTCGATACGGCTTTCCATAGTACGATACCTCCGTATACGTACCGTTATCCGGTTCCGAATCGCCTGTATCAAGAGCATGGTATCCGGGTATACGGAATGCACGGCACTTCCCATCAGTACGTAACCCAGCAAGCAGCTAGCTTCTTAGGGAAGCCACTTGACTCGGTAAATCTGATTACAATTCATCTGGGAAATGGGTGCAGCATGACGGCGGTAAAAAATGGGAAAAGTACGGACACTTCAATGGGCTTAAGTCCGCTGGCCGGATTAATGATGGGAACCCGCAGTGGGGATATTGACCCAGCAATCCCGTTTTTTCTGAGTGAGCAGGCAGAAATGTCGCCCGCCGAGATCGATCACCTGCTAAACCACGAGAGTGGGTTGAAGGGAATTACCGGAGAAAATGACTTACGGGAAGTACTCCGGAAGCAGGAGCAAGAGGATAAACCCGCGAAGCTAGCCCTGGAGATGTATTGCTACCGGATTAAGAAATACGTAGGAGCTTACTTGGCTGTTTTAGGTAGTGCTGACGCTTTGGTGTTTACTGCTGGAGTAGGAGAGAACAGTCCTTTTGTTCGAGAGAAAAGTTTGGAAGGCCTGGAGGCGTTGGGAATTCAATTGGATTCTTCTAAAAACAATCAATCGGTTAGTGGCATTCAAGAATTACAAGCGGAGGATAGTAAAATTAAAATTCTAGTAGTACCTACTAATGAAGAACTAGCTATTGCTCAGCAAACTTTTCAGCTCCTTAGCGAAGAAAAATAA
- the pta gene encoding phosphate acetyltransferase codes for MASSLYVTTTEAHTGKSLVCLGMLEMILRKTERVGIFRPLISGNSGQQDKNIHLLLEHFQLKQSYEESYGYHRREARELILEGKYDQVLDRVIEKFKALEQKYDFVLCEGSDFTDENATLDFNINVDFAKNLGCPVLLLARGDQSSSIEDILSPVQITYDSFVENECEVVSVIINRTQPDLAHELLLSLRNRISKKETVLGVIPGNATLQSPTLGEIKNHLQAQVLYGGEQLDRQAYRYSVAATQLQHYLPYLTDQCLVITPGDRADIILSVLQAHQSKNYPDIAGILLTTKFTPEESISRVLDGITDIVPILSVEENTYNTVAQIGKITSSITPENETKILLSKRLFEKYIDTTVLQEKVSNVQQRGMTPRMFQYNLVKRAKSEKKHIVLPEGDDERVLRAAEILLEQNIVNLTILGNVEAIKNNIGKLGLRIDTEHVSIIDPAKTPQAEKFAERFVELRQHKGANLDMARDTVVDVSYFGTMMVLEGLADGMVSGAAHTTQHTIRPALQLIKTKPNVSLVSSVFFMALPDRVLVYGDCAINPNPNAEELAEIAISSAQTSEAFGIEPKIAMLSYSSGASGQGEDVDRVRQATEIVKERMTDLKIEGPIQYDAAVDKEVGIKKIPGSEVAGYATVLIFPDLNTGNNTYKAVQRETGAVAIGPILQGLRKPVNDLSRGCTVTDIVNTVVITAIQAQNITE; via the coding sequence ATGGCGAGTTCTTTATACGTGACCACTACCGAGGCACATACCGGTAAGTCCTTGGTATGCCTGGGTATGCTAGAAATGATCCTCCGCAAGACCGAAAGAGTGGGTATTTTCCGCCCACTAATCAGCGGAAACTCCGGGCAGCAAGACAAAAATATTCACCTGCTGCTGGAGCACTTTCAGCTCAAGCAGTCGTACGAAGAATCCTACGGCTATCACCGTCGTGAAGCTCGGGAGCTCATTCTTGAGGGCAAGTACGATCAGGTGTTAGACCGCGTGATTGAAAAGTTTAAAGCCCTGGAGCAAAAGTATGATTTTGTGTTGTGTGAGGGGAGTGATTTTACTGATGAAAACGCGACGCTGGACTTTAATATTAACGTAGATTTTGCCAAAAATCTGGGCTGTCCGGTGCTACTGCTCGCCCGAGGCGATCAATCCTCATCTATTGAGGATATTCTAAGCCCAGTACAGATTACCTACGATTCATTCGTAGAAAATGAGTGCGAAGTAGTGTCGGTCATTATCAATCGTACCCAGCCCGATTTAGCTCACGAGCTGCTGTTGAGTCTTCGCAACCGAATTTCGAAAAAAGAAACTGTACTGGGCGTAATTCCGGGTAATGCTACTTTGCAAAGCCCAACATTAGGAGAAATTAAAAATCATTTACAGGCTCAAGTGCTATACGGGGGCGAACAGCTTGATAGGCAAGCCTACCGCTACTCAGTGGCAGCTACGCAACTACAGCACTATTTACCGTATCTTACCGATCAGTGCTTGGTAATTACGCCGGGCGACCGAGCTGATATTATTTTAAGCGTACTGCAAGCGCATCAATCTAAAAACTACCCAGATATTGCCGGTATTCTGCTGACGACTAAATTTACTCCCGAAGAGTCAATTTCGCGGGTACTGGATGGTATTACTGACATTGTACCCATTCTGTCGGTGGAAGAAAATACCTACAATACTGTTGCCCAAATAGGAAAAATAACCTCGAGCATCACTCCTGAAAATGAAACGAAAATATTGCTGAGTAAGCGACTGTTTGAAAAATATATTGATACTACAGTACTTCAGGAGAAGGTAAGTAATGTGCAACAGCGAGGCATGACCCCTCGCATGTTTCAGTATAATCTGGTGAAACGAGCTAAATCAGAGAAAAAGCATATTGTGCTACCGGAAGGTGATGATGAACGAGTACTGCGGGCTGCCGAAATTCTACTGGAGCAAAATATCGTTAACCTAACCATCTTAGGGAATGTGGAGGCTATCAAAAATAATATTGGCAAGCTGGGGTTGAGAATTGATACCGAACACGTCAGTATCATTGACCCTGCAAAAACGCCGCAAGCGGAAAAATTTGCCGAGCGGTTTGTGGAGCTACGTCAGCATAAAGGAGCAAATCTGGATATGGCGCGAGATACCGTAGTTGATGTGTCTTATTTTGGTACTATGATGGTGCTGGAAGGACTAGCCGATGGCATGGTCTCCGGAGCCGCGCATACTACTCAGCATACTATTCGCCCGGCTTTACAGCTTATCAAAACCAAGCCGAATGTTTCGCTCGTGTCGTCCGTATTTTTTATGGCACTGCCCGACCGGGTGCTGGTGTACGGCGATTGTGCTATCAATCCCAATCCTAATGCTGAGGAACTGGCGGAGATCGCTATTTCATCGGCGCAAACCAGTGAGGCGTTTGGCATTGAGCCTAAAATTGCCATGCTATCGTACTCATCGGGAGCTTCGGGGCAAGGCGAAGATGTAGATCGGGTGCGGCAAGCCACCGAAATTGTAAAGGAGCGAATGACTGATCTAAAAATTGAGGGGCCCATCCAGTACGATGCTGCTGTGGATAAAGAAGTAGGCATCAAGAAAATTCCGGGTTCGGAAGTAGCTGGCTACGCCACCGTACTGATTTTTCCCGATTTGAATACAGGAAACAATACCTACAAAGCAGTTCAGCGAGAAACCGGAGCCGTAGCTATCGGGCCAATACTGCAAGGGTTACGAAAGCCAGTAAACGATCTTAGCCGAGGTTGCACGGTGACTGATATTGTTAACACCGTAGTAATCACCGCTATTCAGGCACAGAATATTACCGAGTAA
- a CDS encoding asparagine synthetase B — MRFLAIALLFLSSWASASKLYIPMDGTQANHLKAYGLTYWILQQQVPVDWLLNYRGGSFLCEYNSTIENEAIVRGITYEVISDTQADQMSAVIASPASNQDLMRLEQFPKIAVYTPRSESPWDDAVVLALKYAEIPYQELYDEEVLNGDLSQYDWLHLHHEDFTGQYGKFHMAFHMHPWYQAQRQECEDIANKHGFTKVSDLKRAVAEKIQKFVVKGGYMFAMCSATDTYDIALATAETDMAAAVYDGDPADRSVNQKLDFQNTFAFVDFLVVTNPWEIEFSSIDINLSTRPIPRERDYFSLFEFSAKWDPIPTMLTQNHETTVKGFLGATTAFRKEHLRPNVIVLGENREAHEAKYIHGEYGRGFWTFYGGHDPEDYQHNIGEQPTDLRLHPNSPGYRLILNNILFPAAEKKKQKT; from the coding sequence ATGAGATTTCTGGCAATAGCGTTGCTATTTCTTTCTTCTTGGGCCTCGGCTTCTAAGCTATACATTCCGATGGATGGAACGCAGGCCAATCACCTGAAAGCTTATGGATTGACGTACTGGATTTTGCAGCAGCAAGTTCCGGTTGACTGGCTCCTCAACTACCGAGGTGGCTCATTTCTGTGCGAATATAATAGTACAATAGAGAATGAAGCAATTGTTCGGGGTATCACCTACGAAGTAATTTCAGATACTCAAGCCGATCAAATGTCGGCAGTAATTGCTAGTCCGGCTTCTAATCAGGATTTGATGCGACTGGAACAGTTTCCAAAGATTGCCGTGTATACGCCCCGGAGTGAAAGTCCCTGGGATGATGCGGTGGTACTGGCTCTGAAGTATGCCGAGATACCCTACCAAGAACTGTACGACGAAGAAGTACTGAACGGAGATTTGAGTCAGTATGATTGGCTCCACTTGCACCACGAAGATTTCACTGGGCAATATGGTAAATTTCATATGGCTTTTCATATGCATCCTTGGTACCAAGCTCAGCGACAGGAGTGTGAGGATATTGCCAATAAGCATGGCTTTACCAAAGTTTCTGACCTGAAACGAGCCGTTGCTGAGAAAATTCAAAAGTTTGTAGTAAAAGGCGGGTATATGTTTGCCATGTGCTCGGCCACCGATACCTACGATATTGCACTAGCCACCGCCGAAACCGATATGGCCGCGGCAGTGTACGATGGTGATCCGGCCGATCGCTCGGTCAACCAAAAGCTTGATTTTCAAAACACTTTTGCTTTCGTAGATTTTTTAGTAGTTACCAATCCTTGGGAGATTGAGTTTTCATCTATCGACATTAATTTAAGTACTCGTCCTATACCAAGGGAGCGAGATTATTTTTCTCTCTTTGAGTTCTCAGCCAAGTGGGATCCTATTCCTACCATGCTTACGCAAAACCATGAAACCACGGTGAAAGGGTTTTTAGGGGCTACCACTGCTTTCCGCAAAGAGCATCTTCGCCCGAACGTAATTGTGTTGGGTGAAAACCGTGAAGCCCACGAAGCCAAATATATTCACGGTGAGTACGGACGAGGGTTCTGGACTTTTTATGGCGGACACGATCCGGAAGATTACCAGCACAACATCGGCGAGCAACCCACCGACTTACGACTGCACCCTAATTCACCGGGCTATCGGCTCATTCTCAACAATATTTTATTCCCCGCAGCCGAAAAGAAAAAGCAAAAAACGTAG
- a CDS encoding aldehyde dehydrogenase (NADP(+)) produces MQITGDQIIANNFLKSENSSFQAKNPANGEKLPTEFFEATAEEIDQAVKVAEEAFVVYRKKSDQERADFLDRIGEEIMNLGDTLLERCHQETGLPMGRLQGERGRTVNQLKLFAELLRDGTWVDARIDTAIPDRQPIPKPDIRQMQIALGPVGVFGASNFPLAFSVAGGDTASALAAGCTIVVKGHPAHPGTSELVGRAIATAVEASGMPAGTFSLVQGQSVEVGMGIVQHPLIKAIGFTGSFRGGKAIFDTANQRDEPIPVYAEMGSINPVFVLPEALKQQRDKIAEGWVGSLTLGVGQFCTNPGVLVTQQSDESAQFLERAKQALSAVTTDAMLTDRISEVYQKSAEQMGQAANVATVAKSQSSEAATSADGIIFSTSAQNFLAQPDLSEEVFGPSSLHVAAQSKDEMLEVAKNLEGHLTATLHATENDLTEYADLIAILERKVGRLLVNGFPTGVEVCHAMVHGGPYPATTDSRSTSVGTLAIKRFTRPISYQNFPQRGLPDALKSENPLSIFRLVNGKLTQDQV; encoded by the coding sequence ATGCAAATTACTGGAGATCAGATTATTGCAAATAATTTTTTAAAATCAGAAAATAGCTCTTTTCAAGCGAAAAACCCAGCTAACGGAGAAAAGCTGCCTACTGAATTCTTTGAAGCAACAGCTGAGGAAATAGATCAAGCGGTGAAAGTGGCGGAGGAAGCGTTTGTGGTTTATCGGAAAAAATCAGATCAGGAGCGAGCTGATTTTCTGGATAGAATTGGTGAGGAAATTATGAACTTGGGCGATACCTTGTTAGAACGCTGTCATCAGGAAACGGGCTTACCAATGGGACGGCTTCAGGGTGAGCGGGGGCGCACGGTTAATCAACTTAAACTATTTGCCGAGCTGCTACGCGATGGTACCTGGGTAGATGCCCGAATTGATACCGCTATTCCCGACCGTCAACCGATCCCCAAACCCGATATTCGGCAGATGCAAATTGCTTTGGGACCCGTAGGAGTGTTTGGTGCTAGTAACTTTCCGTTAGCCTTTTCAGTAGCCGGAGGAGATACGGCTTCAGCCTTAGCGGCGGGTTGTACAATAGTCGTAAAAGGCCACCCGGCGCATCCGGGTACGTCTGAACTAGTGGGGAGAGCAATAGCTACAGCGGTGGAAGCTAGTGGTATGCCTGCCGGAACATTTTCTCTAGTGCAAGGGCAATCGGTAGAAGTCGGCATGGGCATTGTGCAGCATCCGCTTATTAAAGCTATTGGGTTTACCGGTTCGTTCCGAGGCGGGAAAGCTATATTTGATACGGCTAATCAGCGCGATGAACCCATTCCGGTCTACGCCGAAATGGGCAGTATCAATCCAGTGTTTGTGTTGCCCGAAGCGTTGAAGCAGCAGCGGGATAAAATCGCCGAAGGCTGGGTAGGTTCATTAACCCTGGGAGTAGGGCAGTTCTGTACGAATCCGGGAGTGCTAGTTACTCAACAATCTGACGAAAGTGCTCAGTTCTTAGAGCGAGCCAAACAGGCGCTGAGTGCAGTAACAACCGACGCTATGCTAACTGACCGAATCAGTGAAGTCTACCAAAAAAGTGCCGAGCAAATGGGACAAGCTGCTAACGTAGCTACGGTAGCTAAAAGTCAAAGTTCTGAAGCTGCTACATCGGCGGATGGAATTATTTTCAGTACAAGTGCTCAAAATTTTCTGGCGCAACCTGACTTGTCTGAAGAAGTGTTTGGGCCGTCGAGTCTGCACGTAGCCGCTCAGTCAAAGGATGAAATGTTAGAGGTAGCAAAAAATCTCGAGGGGCATCTAACTGCTACACTGCACGCCACCGAAAATGATCTGACCGAGTATGCCGATCTGATTGCCATATTAGAACGAAAAGTCGGGCGACTGCTGGTCAATGGATTTCCTACCGGAGTAGAGGTTTGCCACGCTATGGTACACGGTGGACCGTATCCGGCAACCACTGATTCTCGGTCAACATCGGTAGGAACGCTAGCGATAAAACGCTTTACTCGGCCTATCTCCTACCAAAATTTTCCGCAGCGAGGGTTACCCGATGCGTTGAAGAGCGAGAATCCACTAAGTATTTTTAGACTAGTCAACGGGAAGCTTACCCAAGATCAAGTATAG
- a CDS encoding DUF3368 domain-containing protein: MPEWIQVKEIKDSERQRILELDLDKGEASSIALELEHTGALLLIDEKKGRRVAKGLGLTVTGTLGVLIRARVNGQLSSLKDEIDKLKQVEFRKSEGLVQQIIETYEK; this comes from the coding sequence TTGCCTGAATGGATTCAGGTGAAAGAAATCAAAGATAGTGAACGACAACGAATCCTAGAGCTAGATTTAGATAAAGGAGAAGCAAGCTCAATTGCCCTAGAATTAGAACATACGGGAGCTTTACTATTAATTGATGAGAAGAAAGGGAGGCGAGTAGCAAAAGGTTTGGGGTTGACAGTTACTGGTACATTGGGTGTACTAATCCGAGCGAGAGTGAATGGGCAGTTGAGTTCTTTAAAAGATGAAATAGATAAGTTAAAGCAAGTAGAGTTTAGAAAGTCTGAGGGGTTAGTTCAGCAAATTATAGAGACTTACGAGAAGTGA
- a CDS encoding UPF0175 family protein: protein MSTITLKVPDSLQLSKFDVEMIIATKLYEDGKLTSGQAADMVGVSKRTFIELLGKYGVSVFGYDFEELQKDLENV, encoded by the coding sequence ATGAGCACGATAACATTGAAAGTACCTGATAGCCTACAACTAAGTAAATTTGATGTAGAAATGATTATAGCTACTAAACTCTATGAAGATGGTAAATTGACATCTGGGCAAGCTGCTGATATGGTAGGCGTATCCAAACGAACTTTCATTGAGCTACTGGGGAAATATGGAGTTTCAGTTTTTGGCTATGATTTTGAAGAGCTCCAGAAGGATCTAGAAAATGTCTGA